In Parus major isolate Abel chromosome 1, Parus_major1.1, whole genome shotgun sequence, the following proteins share a genomic window:
- the GABRR3 gene encoding gamma-aminobutyric acid receptor subunit rho-3: MVLVMKLLFLTCLWPTAVLHSSHSQHHRLHRRHQMSFSRKHNSKREIKMRKLDSTKVRPLKSEQLLHIEDHDFALRPGFGGSPIPVGIDVQVESIDSISEVDMDFTMTLYLRHYWKDERLSFRSNKNKSMTFDGRLIKKIWVPDVFFVHSKRSFIHDTTVENIMLRVYPDGNVLFSLRITVSAMCFMDFSRFPLDTQNCSLELESYAYNEDDLMLYWKHGNKSLSTDEHISLSQFFIEEFSASSGLAFYSSTGWYNRLFINFALRRHIFFFVLQSYFPAMLMVMLSWVSFWIDRRAVPARVSLGITTVLTMSTIMTGVSASMPQVSYIKAVDVYLWISFLFVFLSVIEYAAVNYLTTIEERKQLKKRGKASGMYSMDAVQAMAFDGCFHDTDVDMDLTPFPDPCEENETRASQTNISNADTPRLKRKRSLKGNVGRIILQNNHVIDTYSRIIFPSVYIVFNFFYWGLYI; the protein is encoded by the exons ATGGTCCTGGTCATGAAGCTTCTGTTCCTCACCTGCCTATGGCCAACAGCAGTGCTTCACAGTTCTCACAGTCAGCATCACCGTCTTCATCGTCGGCATCAAATGTCATTCTCAAGAAAACATAACAG taAACGAGAAATTAAAATGAGGAAACTTGACAGCACGAAGGTCCGACCACTTAAATCCGAGCAGCTTCTTCACATAGAGGACCATGACTTTGCACTGAGACCTGGATTTGGAG GGTCGCCAATACCTGTGGGCATTGATGTGCAGGTGGAGAGCATTGACAGCATATCTGAAGTTGACATG GACTTCACAATGACTTTGTATCTCAGACACTACTGGAAGGATGAGAGACTCTCATTCCGtagcaacaaaaacaaaagtatGACTTTCGACGGACGGCTGATAAAGAAGATCTGGGTACCTGATGTGTTTTTTGTGCACTCCAAAAGATCTTTCATCCATGATACAACTGTGGAAAACATCATGCTCCGGGTGTATCCTGATGGCAATGTCCTCTTCAGTCTGAG AATAACAGTTTCTGCTATGTGCTTCATGGATTTTAGTAGGTTTCCTCTGGACACACAGAACTGTTCTTTAGAACTGGAAAGTT ATGCATACAATGAAGATGATCTGATGTTGTACTGGAAACATGGCAACAAGTCCCTGAGCACAGATGAGCACATTTCCCTCTCCCAGTTCTTCATTGAGGAATTCAGTGCTTCCAGTGGACTTGCTTTTTACAGCAGTACTG GTTGGTACAATCGACTTTTTATCAACTTTGCACTCCGcagacatattttcttttttgtgctaCAATCCTATTTCCCAGCCATGCTGATGGTGATGCTGTCTTGGGTTTCCTTCTGGATTGATAGAAGAGCTGTTCCTGCCAGGGTGTCATTAG GTATAACTACAGTGCTGACAATGTCGACCATCATGACAGGAGTAAGTGCCTCAATGCCTCAAGTGTCTTACAtaaaggctgtggatgtgtaTTTATGGATCAGCttcctttttgtcttcctgTCAGTCATCGAGTATGCAGCAGTAAACTATCTCACCACaattgaagagagaaaacaactcaaaaaaaGGGGCAAG GCTTCGGGAATGTACAGCATGGATGCAGTGCAAGCAATGGCTTTCGATGGCTGCTTCCATGACACGGATGTGGACATGGATCTGACTCCTTTCCCAGACCCCTGTGAGGAGAATGAGACCAGGGCAAGTCAAACCAACATCTCCAATGCAGACACACCTCGCTTGAAGAGGAAGAGATCTCTGAAGGGAAACGTGGGCAGGATTATTTTACAGAACAATCATGTTATTGACACATATTCCAGGATTATATTTCCCAGTGTATATATTGTGTTCAACTTTTTTTACTGGGGTTTGTACATATGA